A region of Polyodon spathula isolate WHYD16114869_AA chromosome 4, ASM1765450v1, whole genome shotgun sequence DNA encodes the following proteins:
- the LOC121313858 gene encoding ectonucleoside triphosphate diphosphohydrolase 3-like, which translates to MALKLAAIIAFFFLLASLAVIVTVAVIQIHKKSYLSPGLKYGIVLDAGSSRTTVYVYQWPAEKENNTGVVNQTLRCDVQGPGISSFGLDIKQDEMTWNSFNDCMNKTRSIIPTVQHNTTPTYLGATAGMRLLRSKNETAASSILSTMQKYLQSWPFDFKGVSIITGQEEGIYGWITANYLMGNFVEKNLWNSWVRPHRAETTGSLDLGGASTQIAFTPEQDSKPNSTITVVMYGYEYQVYTHSFQCYGRDEAEKRVLAALVQRSSGKPYAENPCYPQYYNTTVNAKYIFGSQCTAAQRPADYNPNQQLTILGTGDPALCRKEVLSIFNFTACPGEPNCSFDGVYQPNITGNFVAYSGFYYTTVALNLMGSFQLDTFNTSAWSFCSQEWPKLQEMHSSVKKTYLKSYCFSANYIYSLLVNGYKFNAQSWLQISFQREVDNSSISWSLGYMLNLTNMIPAEADLVKLPMTSSVFAGLLFMFSMLAILSLMFLVISVVQSC; encoded by the exons ATGGCATTAAAACTGGCAGCTATCATCGCTTTCTTCTTTCTGTTGGCCAGCCTGGCTGTCATCGTTACAGTGGCTGTTATTCAGATCCATAAAAAAAGCTATTTGTCACCAGGATTAAAG TATGGGATCGTCCTTGATGCTGGCTCCTCACGGACTACAGTGTATGTTTACCAATGGCCAGcagaaaaggaaaacaacacAGGAGTGGTGAATCAGACCTTGAGGTGTGATGTTCAAG GTCCTGGAATCTCAAGCTTTGGCCTTGATATTAAACAGGACGAGATGACATGGAATTCATTTAATGACTGCATGAACAAAACTAGGAGCATTATCCCGACTGTTCAACATAACACAACACCCACCTATCTAGGAGCAACAGCTGGGATGAGGTTGCTAAG GTCTAAAAATGAAACTGCAGCCTCTTCGATTCTCTCGACTATGCAGAAATACCTACAGTCCTGGCCCTTTGATTTTAAAGGGGTTTCAATAATTACTGGCCAGGAAGAGGGAATTTATGGATGGATTACTGCCAACTACCTAATGGGCAATTTTGTGGAG AAAAACCTCTGGAATTCTTGGGTTCGACCTCACAGGGCAGAGACCACGGGCTCTCTGGACCTGGGTGGAGCCTCCACACAGATAGCTTTCACTCCCGAACAGGACAGCAAGCCAAACAGTACCATAACAGTGGTGATGTACGGATACGAGTACCAAGTGTACACTCACAGCTTTCAGTGCTACGGCAGAGATGAAGCAGAGAAGCGAGTACTTGCAGCACTCGTCCAG AGGTCTTCTGGCAAACCCTACGCAGAAAACCCATGTTACCCTCAGTATTACAACACCACAGTGAATGCCAAGTATATATTTGGAAGCCAGTGCACTGCAGCACAGAGGCCTGCTGATTACAACCCCAATCAGCAGCTCACCATCCTGGGAACCGGCGATCCAGCTCTCTGCAGAAAAGAAGTGCTCTCCATATTCAACTTCACTGCCTGTCCAGGGGAACCAAACTGCTCCTTTGATGGGGTCTATCAACCAAACATCACTGGAAACTTTGTG GCCTATTCTGGGTTCTACTATACCACTGTGGCTTTAAACTTAATGGGATCATTCCAGCTTGACACTTTCAACACAAGCGCATGGTCCTTCTGTTCACAGGAATGGCCTAAA CTTCAAGAAATGCATTCGTCTGTGAAAAAAACCTACCTGAAATCTTACTGTTTCTCAGCAAACTACATCTACAGCCTGCTTGTGAACGGGTACAAATTTAATGCGCAGTCCTGGCTGCAGATCAGTTTCCAAAGAGAG GTTGACAACAGCAGCATATCGTGGTCCCTTGGCTACATGCTGAATCTCACTAACATGATCCCGGCTGAGGCTGACCTTGTCAAACTGCCCATGACCAGCTCTGTCTTTGCGGGACTCCTCTTCATGTTCTCCATGCTGGCCATTCTCAGCCTCATGTTTCTGGTCATATCAGTTGTGCAGTCATGTTAA